In the genome of Impatiens glandulifera chromosome 6, dImpGla2.1, whole genome shotgun sequence, the window CTGCCATATGTTGAGGAAgcaaaatgatattttgatgCAACTATAAGCTTAGTgacattttaaaagaaaatatatgtatatatacttGTTATAGAGCAACTTACTGTCTTGAGGAGATATTTTTGTCAATATGTTCACGGGAAACCAAACCGCGTAAATTTCCAAGGAAAACATCGTATCCTATATCAAAACAGGGATGGATACATATAATGAACAAGAATTAGGCATGAAAGAAACTAGGAAACAGGAATTTCTGGAGAAAAGGAAACAAACCTTGATCAAATGCTGCAAAAACAGGTGAACCAACAACTCCTTTAGATACCCACCTGAATATGAAGTTGCAACAGACAAGTTTAATGAAAAAACGTTGCATTTGAAAACAATGTCTTGAACAAGTTGAAGAGCTCAACCATGCTGAACaacatcaatcatcaagcaacaATAATTGGGAATGTTTTAGTTAATTTCCATTCAatcattaattttctaaataaaccCAATGACCACCACacaaatcaaatcaagttgTAGTGATGACAAACATGTCTATTGACATTATCAAAAATTTCCTGTTCATGCAATATATAGTCTAGTGTGATTCATAAATGGATGTGGACCTGATGCATTAATAACAAAAGTATCAGTAAACACATTCCTAATATGGATCATTTGTAAACATATCAGTACCCAAGAACAATGCCCTCCCTTTTCTCCTACAGttcttttatcaatttttatttttctgaggCCAGTTTTTCTCTCTCGGCGAGGTAGCACAAATCCCACAAATTTTGTAAGCATATTTAAGTGATGAAAATAAGATTAGAAACATATTagttagtataaaaaaaatgaaacattttttaGGAGTTCAACCACTTGTCAGCTTCACATGTCTTGCATTTTTTATGATCTgatctacatttgttatgtaGGTCAAAAATCACATTATAATCTCGATCATGACCCAAAACTAGAAAACAGTCCTTATACCaaacgaaaaaaataaaatcgtgTTCAATTTTAGTTTGACAATTTTTATAATGGAATCATGATTGTGATAAAATACCAATTTTCATTTAGGCTTATTGTTTGGTGCCCTTTTTGGTTTTTGAGTAGTAATGTGTATAGTTCCTTTTTCCTtttgttgtttttataattgtgtataatcatgtttttattatGATCCAAGTTATAATTGActgttaattaagaaaatttacaTTACTCACCCCATAGATGAGTCGAGCACTCCATGTTGTAGATATATGGCTTTCCTGGAATCACGTCTGGAAAAACAGAAGAAGTTTATTAGCATCACAGAATAGTGTGAAAACAAAATCTTAAGACAATAGAACTTGCCTTGGAATTCTTTCTAACAATAGAATATACCCATCAGCTGTTACCACACGAATAGCCTCATAAGGATACCTATATAGATGCAACAGAAGAACATGAGGATTTGACATCATAACAGGCAAACTAAGATTTTCACATCCATCTTGAAATCAATCCAAGAAGGGCACAAATGGGGTcattttatcatgttttttgtatcttagaaaaatataattgccaaaaataatttggaacATAATTCATAAAAGAATCTTTATAGCAATTGAAACCAAGAATCACATTTGGATCTtgatccaaaaaataatcttataccTAAAGAAACAAAAACTATAATATGGATCATaatcaagaaaataatttgaatcacATTCAGAAAATAATCTTTGTGGCAAATATAGCcaaaaatcacactataatatggatcatgatctaaaagaaaaaacaattagtaacattcaaaaaatattttctagcAATTGAAGCCAAAAATCACTAATAATCTAGATCATTatctgaaaataaattttataccaaatgaaaccaaaaatcaaacaataatttggattatgatctataaataatttgaatcacTGATTAGAAAACAATCTTATgcaaaaagagaagaaaaaaaaattaactttgaGGATTTTCCAATGGTAAAGTGATTATGCGTGTCATCCTCTAAAAAGGTgcacacaaaaatatatattcccAGAAAAAGATACCATTCCGAAAGTATGAGTTTACTCTTCTTAACATGCTGCTGCTGATAAATGAACTATCAACATACCCCAGTTCTGTTATGACATCTTGACAAGTTCGAGCATCGGTATTCAGGGAATTGTGCAGAGTCGTTTTCCTTTCAGTAACGGCCGCATCATTTTGTCCAAGGGTTGCAGTCATTACCGTAGCATCCACTGTGTCTGATTCCATAGCTTTGCTCCCTTTACTTCTAGAGGAGAACCAATGCAAAAGTTTCTTGAACGATTCCAATGGTGAAAAAACACAGTATGCTACCTTGTGGACGATATCAAATATGGCTTCTATTGCAATCTCTATACCTAGATGGAGATCCTGTGTCGTAAACAAATTAACATCCATAATGAAGATTGAGCAGAATTCAGATGCATAACCCAAAAAATAATACTTCATTCTTGTTTTTTGTGTTACGCATGcagatattttcttttttctaatgTGAATGCCAATCATCAAGCCTTATTTGGAAAGTCGCTGCTTATAAAACAGAAAGTacattaagagcttgtttgaagTAACCAatatcccatcatcaatcatccttaatcaaatcatcaagaaaaataccaaaatacccttactttattttttctaacattttaaaatatttactaccTAGGATATTTGGTCATTTgaacaaaataaatcaattttcatCAAGCGTGAttctttttaaaacaaatccaGATCTAAGGTTACTCACTTAGCCATCTACAAAGGGAAATGGCCATGCCACGGTTTTTCCTTTCAACAATTATTCCTATCATATCTACCacttctaaaaaaacaaaaaaaaaataccgaGAACATTTTAGTTAACTACTCCATTCAATTTGTGCAAGCATTTTCACAAAAGACATCCAAACTTATGTGAAACACAAGTCATAACATCACTTCATAACTTCTAATTATTACAGCTACCTTACTATCCTACTAACTTTAATCAATTCCTTGGAAATCTTCATTCTTTCACAGAAACACTGCACATTCATCTTTCTTCACTCAAAAGATGGGAGTCTCAAGTgctatttttaatcattaatggATCCCAATTAGTAGGTAACAGGTAataaaaacaacacacacaagAAGAGACCGAGTTGAACAGGATAAATTTTACACCAATTCATTAAACTCCATCCCCTAAGGAAGTTTTCACAGAAACATGCACTAAGGAAGAAGTAGTACTAAAGTGTCAGATAAGCCAAAATAATAGAGCATTTAGAAACTGACCTCCACAACTCCCCTTCTCCGATCCGTAGCACTCTGAACAAAATGGTCCTTCATTGTGCTTGATTTCTTCCTAGAATGAGGACTTGGTGGATAACGATTTTCAGGTTTAGCCTGGACTGTTGAACTACTAGAATGTGTTATATTATACAGATACGATGGTATAATGAGAAGGATTCTCAAAGGAAAGAGAATCCACAAAATCAAGCATTTAATCCAGCCAGATGAATGCCTGTTGGGTTTGGAAAAACTACTAGCTCTAGAGAACCTAGAGCTATGAGATAAAGGAGATGCAGGAATTATGCCATCACTATCTTCGTCTGACATGTAATCTTCATTTGATGATGTATCAGAGTCCACAGACAGTTCATGGATGAACTTGTTGAAAGATGAAGCACCACTGAAATTATCAAAAGCAGAAATGAAGAAACACAATAGTAAGAATGGAACACCAATCTTAATCAAAGTTCGATGACACCCATCAAATTACTATCAGACTTAGATATTAGACAAAGCAATGATATTATCATGCATCATTCATTCTAAGCATGCAAAACCCACTTGAATTTGGACAGCTAACAAGTAACAAGTGAACAGATCGAAAAAATCATGGCTATACTTAACAATAAAACACCTATGAAAGGGGGTATTCATCAAACTCACAAAGAGAAAAGGAGGTGAGTTCCAAGAGAAGGAGTTCCCCTAATTCTATGAATTTTTCTAGAATATTATTTCCAAACTAGAAAGTTCAAAACAATTGGGATTTTTTTGGAAATTGGGCATCCTAAGAGAAACGGGTCATAATGTAAGAGGTGTCACCTAAAAGCTTAAGGTGCCAGAGAATGAAAACAACAATCGTACTAAACTAGTAATACTATCAACAAAAAATAAGATCATAGAAccttgaaataaataattagctTGTCTGAagaatttttcttcttcttatgaCTAGGGCTTCTCGACAGATTGCGTGCAGCTTGACTAATCCCCTCGGGAAAGACAAGCACACCAACCCATCCTCATGAACCGAATTTCATTCTAGGTGCTTTAAATGGGTGCCCTTTAGTTTAATCTGTGTGAAGAATCTTAACATAAGGTATCTAAATATGATGCTGGAAGGAATGGATATAGCTAAACTGGAAGTTGTGATATGCCTCCATCCACCACCAAAACCTAACAAATGGGGAGAAAGAAAATGGCAGACCATTTATACATGTTGGGTCAAGTCAAGGTCATGGCATTGTGATATTTACATGAAGAATGTACAATTTAGCCCTTGACTGACTTATATAACCAATTACACGTATTTAGTATTCATGAGCTTCTACATGAAGAGTTTAAACAAATATGGTGCAATTTTCTTAGGCTTATTTTTACACATCCAGTCCCTCAAGAAAAAAGTAAATCAGTGAGATGATGATAAGCAGAACTTACTCTTCCATCCAACGTGGAAGCCGTGGCCCACGAAATGTTGGCCTAAGCTCCCATTCATGGATACCTTCAAGAATTAAACTCTTCCCAGGTAAGACAGCTAGCAGAAGTGCTGACATTCCATTGACAAGTCTCACAAAGTTGTTCAAAGCCTCATAAGTGAAAATTTTCACAGACCTGCtccaaataaatccaaaaggaaaatgaaatcaGTTGAATGATGGCTAGATACTAAATGCCAAAATTTTCTGCAAAAGTTACATTCAAACAGACAAGTGTTGGGCAGCATTTAAAATCATTCAAGAGTATGCAAGGAAATAGATCACAATTGTACAAGTCTACCCAAATACAGGAAACATACAAAACTAACTTGCCACCAagatatctaaataaatttattcactTGAAGTTCACAAtagaaatagaaaattttacGTGATAAGCAGTTGACAACCAAATTATGCAAATCTGCAATTAGTAGGAAATTTATGGGTGAAATACAGATGTTGGATCTCAAACTTCGGATGATAAGTAGTTGACAAACCAAACAATAACAAACCTAATGTGGTGTTTTCTTAGTAGTTGTATGAAGATTTTTGTTATACCACCAATATGTACATCTGGCATACCAT includes:
- the LOC124941332 gene encoding uncharacterized protein LOC124941332 encodes the protein MQRLVDNVLAVTKESVKIFTYEALNNFVRLVNGMSALLLAVLPGKSLILEGIHEWELRPTFRGPRLPRWMEDGASSFNKFIHELSVDSDTSSNEDYMSDEDSDGIIPASPLSHSSRFSRASSFSKPNRHSSGWIKCLILWILFPLRILLIIPSYLYNITHSSSSTVQAKPENRYPPSPHSRKKSSTMKDHFVQSATDRRRGVVEDLHLGIEIAIEAIFDIVHKVAYCVFSPLESFKKLLHWFSSRSKGSKAMESDTVDATVMTATLGQNDAAVTERKTTLHNSLNTDARTCQDVITELGYPYEAIRVVTADGYILLLERIPRRDSRKAIYLQHGVLDSSMGWVSKGVVGSPVFAAFDQGYDVFLGNLRGLVSREHIDKNISSRQYWHYSINEHGTEDVPAMIEKIHEVKTAELKLIHPDQVVEDDTNTEKQPYKLCAICHSLGGAAMLMYVITRRIEEKPHRLARLILLSPAGFHHDSTVVFTVVQYLLLLITPIIAPIVPAFYIPTRFFRMLLNKLARDFHNYPALGGLVQTLVSYIVGGDSSNWIGVIGLPHYNMNDMPGVSFQVAHHLAQMKRAGRFIMFDYGSKSANMKAYGSPEPLDLGEYYGLIDFPVDLVAGRKDKVVRPSMVKFHHDLMKSAGVQEVTYNEFEYAHLDFTFSHREELLAYVMSRLNLVEPNQKSVQKQSSKTRKKDHTKEICSD